A window of Tautonia plasticadhaerens contains these coding sequences:
- a CDS encoding BON domain-containing protein has translation MRTRIDRRRLKVAAPLLAIGLAAAALGPGPPAMGRPQEGEGAGERVGSRVDDLFNSLRKNFEGLSEDVRRRFAEAQQRVEGLGVEARVYSRIRWDKALTDSEIAVEIREGDLAVLHGTVADAELRRKAVRLAVETVGVERVQDLLTVPDAPEPAPTAQP, from the coding sequence ATGCGTACTCGAATCGATCGCCGAAGGCTCAAGGTGGCCGCCCCCCTGCTCGCAATCGGGCTGGCGGCGGCGGCCCTCGGGCCCGGGCCGCCCGCGATGGGACGGCCACAGGAGGGCGAAGGGGCGGGAGAGCGGGTCGGATCCCGCGTCGACGACCTCTTCAATTCGCTCCGGAAGAACTTCGAGGGCCTCTCGGAGGACGTCCGACGACGGTTCGCCGAGGCCCAGCAGCGGGTGGAGGGGCTGGGGGTCGAGGCCCGGGTCTACAGCCGGATCCGCTGGGACAAGGCGCTCACCGACTCCGAGATCGCCGTGGAGATCCGGGAGGGGGACCTCGCCGTGCTGCACGGCACGGTGGCCGACGCCGAGTTGAGGCGCAAGGCCGTCCGACTGGCGGTGGAGACCGTCGGCGTCGAGCGGGTCCAGGACCTCTTGACCGTCCCCGACGCGCCGGAGCCGGCCCCGACGGCCCAACCCTGA
- a CDS encoding ArsR/SmtB family transcription factor, translating into MAAKSTTATKARPATKPAATAAATRRPAPKRGKGPSASVRQAAELLKQVSDPTRLQVLMLLTEKERNVSELCADLGSTSQPAVSHHLALLRHGRLIEPRRMGKHNYYYLTDGGRELSRIIDAIV; encoded by the coding sequence ATGGCTGCAAAGTCGACCACCGCGACCAAGGCGCGCCCCGCGACCAAGCCGGCGGCCACCGCCGCCGCGACCCGACGACCGGCCCCCAAGCGGGGCAAGGGCCCCTCGGCCAGCGTCCGGCAGGCCGCGGAGCTGCTCAAGCAGGTCTCCGACCCGACCCGGCTGCAGGTGCTGATGCTCCTGACCGAGAAGGAGCGCAACGTCTCCGAGCTGTGCGCCGACCTCGGCTCCACCAGCCAGCCGGCCGTCAGCCACCACCTCGCCCTGCTCCGCCACGGCCGGCTCATCGAGCCCCGGCGCATGGGCAAGCACAACTACTACTACCTCACCGACGGCGGCCGGGAGCTCTCCCGGATCATCGACGCCATCGTCTGA
- the csrA gene encoding carbon storage regulator CsrA: protein MLVLSRKIGERIRIGDDVVLTVVRIHGDKVRLGIEAPESVAIHREEVYRRLLREPGAGGEAPRGGGEGGGPEGDPSLSAGRAAR from the coding sequence ATGTTGGTCTTGAGCCGCAAGATCGGGGAACGGATTCGGATCGGCGACGACGTGGTCCTGACGGTGGTCCGGATCCACGGGGACAAGGTCCGGCTGGGGATCGAGGCGCCCGAGTCGGTGGCGATCCACCGGGAGGAGGTCTACCGCCGGCTGCTCCGGGAGCCGGGGGCCGGGGGCGAGGCCCCTCGGGGGGGCGGGGAGGGGGGGGGGCCCGAGGGCGATCCGTCCTTGTCGGCCGGCCGAGCCGCCCGGTAG
- the thrC gene encoding threonine synthase, with protein MPAHAPSPARITDTDLAFQRCINPSCAATLPVDRAVFSCPDCGDLLDVVYDWDRLPVPSRLADFEAKWSRRLDPLCFSGVWRFYDLLPFAPKDRIVTIGEGQTLLRPSDLAARYVGVDDGNLLLQYEGMNPSGSFKDNGMTAAFSHARMVGARRVACASTGNTSASLAVFCSATDFGFKAIIFIGSGKIAYGKLSQALDHGALTIQIVGDFDDALMRVREVSDRLGIYLMNSVNPFRLEGQKSIMFRVLEAMAWEVPDWIVVPGGNLGNSSAFGKAFQELKYLGLIDRIPRLAVINAAGAQTLDQLVGTHRMAWNSGLPDESISKAYYDRLDLEHIRASTIASAIEINRPVNLKKCLRALDVCDGVVRQVSDQEIMDAKARVGAGGLGCEPASAASVAGAKRLREEGIIAPGDRVVCILTGHQLKDPNATVAYHSSDREEFDRVLGSRGVKRAGFANRPVVVPNELDAIIRTIGLYSDPSA; from the coding sequence ATGCCCGCCCACGCCCCTTCCCCGGCCCGGATCACCGACACCGACCTGGCCTTCCAGCGCTGCATCAACCCCAGCTGCGCCGCCACCCTCCCCGTCGATCGGGCGGTCTTCTCCTGCCCGGACTGCGGCGACCTGCTGGACGTCGTCTACGACTGGGACCGCCTGCCCGTGCCGTCCCGGCTGGCCGACTTCGAGGCGAAGTGGTCCCGGAGGCTGGACCCGCTGTGCTTCTCCGGCGTCTGGCGGTTCTACGACCTGTTGCCGTTCGCCCCGAAGGACCGGATCGTCACCATCGGCGAGGGCCAGACGCTGCTGCGCCCCTCGGACCTGGCGGCGCGATACGTGGGCGTCGACGACGGCAACCTGCTGCTGCAATACGAGGGGATGAACCCCTCGGGCAGCTTCAAGGACAACGGGATGACCGCCGCCTTCTCGCACGCGAGGATGGTCGGCGCCCGCCGGGTGGCCTGCGCCAGCACGGGGAACACCTCGGCGTCGCTGGCGGTCTTCTGCTCGGCCACGGACTTCGGCTTCAAGGCGATCATCTTCATCGGCTCGGGGAAGATCGCCTACGGCAAGCTCTCCCAGGCGCTGGACCACGGGGCGCTGACGATCCAGATCGTCGGCGACTTCGACGACGCCCTGATGCGGGTCCGGGAGGTGTCCGACCGGCTGGGCATCTACCTGATGAACTCGGTGAATCCCTTCCGCCTGGAGGGGCAGAAGTCGATCATGTTCCGGGTGCTGGAGGCGATGGCCTGGGAGGTGCCCGACTGGATCGTCGTGCCCGGGGGGAACCTGGGCAATTCGTCGGCCTTCGGCAAGGCGTTCCAGGAGCTGAAGTACCTGGGCCTGATCGACCGGATCCCCCGGCTGGCGGTGATCAACGCCGCCGGGGCGCAGACCCTGGACCAGCTGGTCGGCACGCACCGGATGGCCTGGAACAGCGGCCTGCCGGACGAGTCGATCTCCAAGGCGTACTACGACCGGCTGGACCTGGAGCACATCCGGGCCTCGACGATCGCCTCGGCGATCGAGATCAACCGGCCGGTGAACCTGAAGAAGTGCCTGCGGGCGCTGGACGTCTGCGACGGCGTGGTCCGGCAGGTCTCCGACCAGGAGATCATGGACGCCAAGGCCCGGGTGGGCGCCGGGGGGCTCGGGTGCGAGCCCGCCTCGGCGGCGAGCGTGGCGGGGGCGAAGCGGCTGAGGGAGGAGGGGATCATCGCCCCGGGCGACCGGGTCGTCTGCATCCTCACCGGCCACCAGCTGAAGGACCCGAACGCGACGGTCGCCTACCACTCCTCCGACCGCGAGGAGTTCGACCGGGTGCTCGGCTCCCGGGGCGTGAAGCGGGCCGGGTTCGCCAACCGGCCGGTCGTCGTCCCCAACGAGCTGGACGCGATCATCCGGACCATCGGGCTGTATTCCGACCCCTCGGCCTGA
- a CDS encoding MMPL family transporter: protein MFRMIGIVVTRTWPLWLLAWAAVFAAGWRLAPDWDEVADDGVFQFLPDELPSRRAEDLMRLAFPDGQSDSAIVILARRPDRPLGPEDEAFLRDRLVPGLEQIAADLGPGPRPDPLVDDGRHAGEPDADADAMPEEPETDADAEPDAGEDAAPGEARGPRALPDATPGPGEGERPEVIRIRSLANDVERPVLVSEDGRATIVQIELGSSFMDRSNRLVVEPARALVDRLRRGGDAPRGLELAVTGSAVVGHDINAREDVSARVIERWTIWWVLLLLLAVHRAPLLALVQVVTVFVAMQVTLSLLALMARAGWIELFESLDVYTTVLVYGAGIDYSLFLISRYRERLGEGVPPREAMVEAIGRVGLAVTISAGTAIVAIGTLLFADFGMFSRAGFTIPFGLFVMLLASLTVTPALLLILGHIAAWPSRAGRVDPLAGIWRRLGGGLTRRPGLIWAASLAAMLPFAAFGARHRDELSYAPMSEIPGDAASVSAVGLLEEHFPAGLAGPLTVVLRAEGVDFSSDEGIALVDRLSDGILARKDELGLAGLRSVADGFGESLTPEQQEAERRERQREPGLGRAIGNLMVGATDALVPGAPSEQAMAALRERAVSEYVGGPDGHRDATRLVVVPSYDPFGDSALDGVSRLREAVVEALPEGLSGAEVAVAGPSASLRDLRDVSRVDRRRIYLYATAGVTLVLVVLLRRLAVSLYLVGTVLLGYLVTLGVTILVFRAIEGPGYDGIDWTVPVFLFTLLMAVGADYNVFLVARVDEEQERLGPVPGVLAGLSKTGGIISGCGVIMAGTFAALIWGGTLSSLDQLGFALVFGVLLDTFFIRPLLVPSYLILIHGGRLGRLGRLLGGRPDHRPAVEQPAGAAAE, encoded by the coding sequence ATGTTCCGGATGATCGGGATCGTCGTGACGAGGACCTGGCCGCTCTGGCTGCTCGCCTGGGCGGCCGTCTTCGCGGCGGGATGGCGGCTCGCCCCGGACTGGGACGAGGTGGCCGACGACGGGGTCTTCCAGTTCCTCCCTGACGAGTTGCCGAGCCGGAGGGCCGAGGACCTGATGCGCCTCGCCTTCCCCGACGGCCAGTCCGACAGCGCCATCGTCATCCTCGCCCGCCGGCCCGACCGGCCGCTCGGCCCCGAGGACGAGGCGTTCCTCCGGGACCGGCTCGTCCCCGGCCTGGAACAAATCGCGGCCGACCTCGGCCCCGGGCCCCGGCCCGACCCGCTGGTCGACGACGGCCGGCATGCCGGTGAGCCCGACGCCGACGCCGACGCCATGCCCGAGGAGCCCGAGACCGACGCCGACGCCGAGCCCGACGCCGGGGAAGACGCCGCCCCGGGCGAGGCCCGAGGGCCCCGGGCCCTCCCCGACGCGACTCCGGGACCGGGCGAGGGGGAGCGGCCGGAGGTCATCCGCATCCGGTCGCTGGCCAACGACGTCGAGCGGCCGGTGCTCGTCAGCGAGGACGGCCGGGCGACGATCGTCCAGATCGAGCTGGGCTCCAGCTTCATGGACCGCTCCAACCGGCTGGTCGTCGAGCCGGCCCGGGCCCTGGTCGACCGCCTGCGCCGGGGCGGGGACGCGCCCCGGGGCCTGGAACTGGCCGTCACGGGAAGCGCCGTGGTCGGCCACGACATCAACGCCCGGGAGGACGTCAGCGCCCGGGTGATCGAGCGATGGACCATCTGGTGGGTGCTCCTGCTGCTGCTGGCCGTCCACCGGGCCCCGCTGCTGGCCCTCGTCCAGGTGGTCACCGTCTTCGTCGCCATGCAGGTGACGCTCTCCCTGCTCGCCCTGATGGCCCGGGCCGGGTGGATCGAGCTGTTCGAGAGCCTGGACGTGTACACGACGGTCCTCGTCTATGGGGCCGGCATCGACTACAGCCTGTTCCTGATCTCCCGGTACCGGGAGCGGCTGGGGGAGGGCGTCCCGCCCCGGGAGGCGATGGTCGAGGCGATCGGCCGGGTCGGCCTGGCCGTCACGATCAGCGCCGGGACGGCGATTGTCGCCATCGGCACGCTCCTGTTCGCCGACTTCGGCATGTTCTCCCGGGCCGGGTTCACGATCCCCTTCGGCCTGTTCGTCATGCTCCTCGCCTCGCTGACGGTGACGCCGGCCCTGCTGCTGATCCTGGGGCACATCGCGGCCTGGCCCTCCCGGGCCGGGCGGGTCGACCCCCTGGCCGGGATCTGGCGCCGGCTCGGCGGCGGCCTGACGAGGCGGCCGGGCCTGATCTGGGCCGCGTCGCTGGCGGCGATGCTCCCCTTCGCGGCCTTCGGCGCCCGGCATCGCGACGAGCTGAGCTACGCGCCGATGTCGGAGATCCCCGGCGACGCCGCCAGCGTCTCGGCCGTGGGGCTGCTGGAGGAGCACTTCCCCGCCGGGCTGGCCGGCCCCCTCACGGTGGTCCTCCGGGCCGAGGGGGTCGACTTCTCCTCGGACGAGGGGATCGCCCTGGTCGACCGCCTCTCCGACGGGATCCTCGCCCGCAAGGACGAGCTGGGGCTGGCCGGTCTCCGCAGCGTGGCCGACGGCTTCGGCGAGTCCCTCACCCCCGAGCAGCAGGAGGCCGAGCGTCGGGAGCGGCAGCGGGAGCCCGGCCTCGGCCGGGCGATCGGCAACCTCATGGTCGGCGCGACCGACGCCCTGGTCCCCGGCGCCCCGTCGGAGCAGGCGATGGCCGCCCTCCGCGAGCGGGCCGTCTCCGAGTACGTCGGCGGCCCCGACGGGCACCGGGACGCCACCCGGCTGGTCGTCGTGCCCTCCTACGACCCCTTCGGCGACTCCGCCCTCGACGGGGTCTCCCGGCTCCGGGAGGCCGTCGTCGAGGCCCTCCCCGAGGGCCTCTCGGGCGCCGAGGTGGCCGTCGCCGGCCCCTCGGCCAGCCTCCGAGACCTCCGGGACGTCTCCCGGGTCGACCGCCGTCGGATTTACCTGTACGCGACCGCCGGGGTGACGCTGGTGCTGGTCGTGCTGCTGCGCCGGCTGGCCGTGTCGCTCTACCTCGTCGGCACGGTCCTGCTGGGCTACCTCGTGACGCTCGGCGTGACGATCCTCGTCTTCCGGGCGATCGAGGGGCCCGGCTACGACGGCATCGACTGGACCGTGCCCGTCTTCCTGTTCACGCTGCTCATGGCGGTCGGCGCCGACTATAACGTCTTCCTCGTCGCCCGGGTCGACGAGGAGCAGGAGAGGCTCGGGCCGGTGCCGGGGGTGCTGGCCGGGCTGTCGAAGACCGGCGGCATCATCTCCGGCTGCGGCGTGATCATGGCCGGCACGTTCGCCGCGTTGATCTGGGGGGGGACGCTGTCGAGCCTGGACCAGCTCGGCTTCGCGCTGGTCTTCGGCGTCCTGCTGGACACCTTCTTCATCCGGCCCCTGCTCGTGCCGTCGTACCTGATCCTGATCCACGGCGGCCGGCTCGGCCGGCTCGGCCGCCTGCTCGGCGGCCGGCCCGACCACCGGCCCGCCGTCGAGCAGCCCGCCGGGGCGGCGGCGGAGTGA
- the dapB gene encoding 4-hydroxy-tetrahydrodipicolinate reductase, which produces MSRGPLGVAMHGATGRMGLRIIQLIAEAEDLALSAAIERPGHARMGEDVGPIAGLGPVGMPLVDRIDGPIDVLIDFSAPGASLAIASSCAERGIPLVVGTTGFEPGQRAELDRLTDRIPILVASNFSKAVNLLMHLVGEASRVLGDSADIEVVERHHRFKKDAPSGTALRLAEVAAEAIGTDRFVHGRHGQVGERPAGEIGLHALRTGDNPGEHTVVFGLMGECLELSHRALNRDGFARGALDAARFLAGKPPGRYSMEDLLRLGRG; this is translated from the coding sequence GTGAGTCGCGGACCCCTGGGCGTCGCCATGCACGGCGCCACCGGCCGGATGGGCCTCCGGATCATCCAGCTCATCGCCGAGGCCGAGGACCTGGCCCTCTCCGCCGCGATCGAGCGGCCGGGGCACGCCCGAATGGGGGAGGACGTCGGGCCGATCGCCGGCCTGGGGCCGGTCGGCATGCCGCTGGTCGACCGGATCGACGGGCCGATCGACGTGCTCATCGACTTCTCGGCGCCGGGGGCGTCGCTGGCGATCGCGTCGAGCTGCGCCGAGCGGGGGATCCCCCTGGTCGTGGGCACGACGGGGTTCGAGCCGGGGCAGCGGGCCGAGCTGGACCGGCTGACCGACCGGATCCCGATCCTGGTGGCGTCGAACTTCAGCAAGGCCGTGAACCTGCTGATGCATCTGGTCGGCGAGGCGAGCCGGGTGCTGGGCGATTCGGCCGACATCGAGGTCGTCGAGCGTCACCACCGGTTCAAGAAGGACGCGCCGAGCGGGACGGCCCTGAGGCTGGCCGAGGTGGCGGCGGAGGCGATCGGCACCGATCGATTCGTGCACGGCCGGCACGGCCAGGTCGGCGAGCGTCCGGCCGGCGAGATCGGCCTGCATGCGCTCCGCACCGGCGACAACCCGGGCGAGCACACCGTCGTCTTCGGCCTGATGGGGGAGTGCCTGGAGCTGTCGCACCGGGCCTTGAACCGGGACGGCTTCGCCCGGGGGGCGCTGGACGCGGCGCGGTTCCTCGCCGGCAAGCCGCCGGGCCGGTACTCGATGGAGGACCTGCTGCGGCTCGGCCGGGGCTGA
- a CDS encoding UDP-glucuronic acid decarboxylase family protein: protein MRTVITGGAGFVGSHLCERFLAEGHEVVCLDNLLTGLERNIAHLRDHPRFSFVLHNISEPVTIDGPVDAVLHFASPASPADYLAHPIPTLKVGSLGTHNALGLAKAKDARFLLASTSEIYGDPEVHPQREDYWGNVNTIGPRGCYDEAKRFAEAITMAYHRFHGVQTRIVRIFNTYGPRMRLNDGRVLPAFMSQVLRGEPLTVFGEGQQTRSFCYVTDLVDGIYRLLLSEESMPVNIGNPSEITVLELAEEIIAMVPNTRSTIDYRPLPQDDPKRRRPDITRAREILGWEPKVDRAEGLEKTLEFFRSVI, encoded by the coding sequence GTGAGGACGGTGATCACCGGCGGGGCGGGGTTCGTGGGCTCGCACCTCTGCGAGCGGTTCCTGGCCGAGGGGCACGAGGTCGTCTGCCTGGACAACCTGCTGACCGGCCTGGAGCGAAACATCGCCCACCTGCGGGACCACCCGCGCTTCTCGTTCGTCCTGCACAACATCTCCGAGCCGGTGACGATCGACGGGCCGGTCGACGCCGTGCTCCACTTCGCCAGCCCGGCCAGCCCGGCGGACTACCTGGCCCACCCGATCCCGACCCTGAAGGTCGGCTCGCTCGGCACGCACAACGCCCTGGGGCTGGCCAAGGCCAAGGACGCGCGGTTCCTGCTGGCCAGCACCTCGGAGATCTACGGCGACCCGGAGGTCCACCCCCAGCGCGAGGACTACTGGGGCAACGTCAACACGATCGGCCCCCGGGGGTGCTACGACGAGGCGAAGCGGTTCGCCGAGGCCATCACGATGGCCTACCACCGGTTCCACGGCGTGCAGACCCGGATCGTCCGGATCTTCAACACCTACGGCCCCCGGATGCGGCTCAACGACGGCCGGGTGCTCCCCGCCTTCATGAGCCAGGTGCTCCGGGGCGAGCCGCTGACGGTCTTCGGCGAGGGGCAGCAGACGCGCAGCTTCTGCTACGTCACCGACCTGGTGGACGGCATCTACCGCCTGCTGCTCTCCGAGGAGTCGATGCCGGTGAACATCGGCAACCCGTCGGAGATCACCGTGCTGGAGCTGGCCGAGGAGATCATCGCGATGGTGCCCAACACCCGGAGCACTATCGACTACCGCCCGCTCCCCCAGGACGACCCCAAGCGCCGCAGGCCCGACATCACCCGGGCCCGGGAGATCCTCGGCTGGGAGCCCAAGGTCGACCGCGCCGAGGGCCTGGAGAAGACGCTGGAGTTCTTCCGGTCGGTCATCTGA
- a CDS encoding sodium-dependent transporter translates to MAKNERWASRVGLVLAMAGNAVGLGNFLRFPAQAAQNGGGAFMIPYLVSLVVMGIPLMWIEWTMGRYGGGLGHHSTPGIFQSLGKSRAWKYLGVLGLLTCLGIASYYLYIESWCLSYAIYSLLGGFSAEPPAAFFDRITGQAPNEVFAVSVPGLVMFAVCIGINIFILSRGVAGGIEVVAKVAMPLLILFGVVLAVKGLSSHPDADPNMVESPWIGLNYIWEPDYSQLGNPAVWLAAAGQIFFTLSIGMGSIHCYASYLRKKDDVALTGATTAWTNELCEVVLGGAILLPIAVSYLGLEAVRQSVAGGSGFGLAFMTLPTLFNNWGPAFAPLAGFLWFGLLFLAAITSSLAMGQPVMAFLEDEFNFSRVRASWALMGMLLLLAVPVAMIHEQGVFSDFDFWVGTFALVVFALLEVILFAWVFGIDRGWEELMRGSELNVPRFFYYVTKYVTPAFIIVILLAAVFKPSVGWDGFFGSIGSGEGVPAWEWAGDSVIGKILHKDLVTPEGASPEVVSYYESLRSIRTYDRLGLIGIFLFFSALVALAWSRKGTQERGTPA, encoded by the coding sequence ATGGCGAAGAACGAGCGGTGGGCCTCTCGGGTCGGCCTGGTGCTGGCGATGGCCGGCAATGCCGTGGGACTGGGGAACTTCCTCAGGTTCCCGGCCCAGGCCGCGCAGAACGGGGGGGGGGCGTTCATGATCCCCTACCTCGTCTCGCTGGTGGTGATGGGGATCCCCCTGATGTGGATCGAGTGGACCATGGGCCGCTACGGCGGCGGCCTGGGGCACCACTCCACGCCCGGCATCTTCCAGTCGCTGGGCAAGAGCCGGGCCTGGAAGTACCTGGGCGTGCTGGGATTGCTGACCTGCCTGGGGATCGCGTCGTACTACCTCTACATCGAGTCGTGGTGCCTGTCGTACGCGATCTATTCGCTGCTGGGGGGCTTCTCGGCCGAGCCCCCGGCCGCCTTCTTCGACCGGATCACCGGCCAGGCGCCCAACGAGGTCTTCGCGGTCAGCGTGCCGGGCCTGGTGATGTTCGCCGTCTGCATCGGCATCAACATCTTCATCCTCTCCCGGGGGGTGGCGGGGGGCATCGAGGTGGTGGCCAAGGTCGCCATGCCGCTGCTGATCCTCTTCGGCGTGGTGCTGGCGGTGAAGGGCCTGTCGAGCCACCCGGACGCCGACCCGAACATGGTGGAGAGCCCCTGGATCGGCCTGAACTACATCTGGGAGCCGGACTACTCCCAGCTCGGCAACCCGGCCGTCTGGCTCGCGGCGGCGGGGCAGATCTTCTTCACGCTGTCGATCGGCATGGGGTCGATCCACTGCTACGCCTCGTACCTCCGCAAGAAGGACGACGTGGCCCTGACCGGGGCCACCACGGCCTGGACGAACGAGCTGTGCGAGGTCGTCCTGGGCGGCGCCATCCTGCTGCCGATCGCCGTCAGCTACCTCGGCCTGGAGGCGGTCCGCCAGAGCGTGGCGGGCGGCTCGGGCTTCGGGCTGGCCTTCATGACCCTGCCGACCCTGTTCAACAACTGGGGGCCGGCGTTCGCCCCGCTGGCCGGATTCCTCTGGTTCGGCCTGCTGTTCCTGGCCGCCATCACCAGCTCGCTGGCGATGGGGCAGCCGGTGATGGCCTTCCTGGAAGACGAGTTCAACTTCAGCCGGGTCCGGGCGTCGTGGGCGTTGATGGGGATGCTGCTGCTGCTGGCCGTGCCGGTGGCGATGATCCACGAGCAGGGGGTCTTCAGCGACTTCGACTTCTGGGTCGGCACGTTCGCCCTGGTGGTCTTCGCCCTGCTGGAGGTGATCCTCTTCGCCTGGGTCTTCGGCATCGACAGGGGCTGGGAGGAGCTGATGCGGGGCTCCGAGCTGAACGTGCCGCGGTTCTTCTACTACGTGACGAAGTACGTGACGCCGGCGTTCATCATCGTCATCCTGCTGGCGGCGGTCTTCAAGCCGAGCGTCGGGTGGGACGGCTTCTTCGGCTCGATCGGCTCGGGGGAGGGGGTGCCCGCCTGGGAGTGGGCCGGCGACAGCGTGATCGGCAAGATCCTCCACAAGGACCTCGTCACCCCCGAAGGGGCCTCGCCCGAGGTCGTCTCCTACTACGAGTCGCTGCGGTCGATCCGCACGTATGACCGGCTCGGGCTGATCGGCATCTTCCTCTTCTTCTCGGCGCTGGTGGCGTTGGCCTGGTCCCGCAAGGGGACGCAGGAGCGGGGGACCCCGGCATGA
- a CDS encoding acetyltransferase — protein sequence MNTDGMTTSAWIFMGLVWAFVLAMTTYCFAKLLTSRQFVEPDHDPDHTPTFKEEGEDDLA from the coding sequence ATGAACACCGACGGCATGACCACCTCGGCCTGGATCTTCATGGGGCTCGTCTGGGCGTTCGTCCTGGCGATGACCACCTACTGCTTCGCCAAGCTGCTGACCTCCAGGCAGTTCGTCGAGCCGGACCACGACCCCGACCACACCCCCACCTTCAAGGAGGAGGGGGAGGACGACCTGGCCTGA
- a CDS encoding alanine/glycine:cation symporter family protein, whose product MDTYNRVMDLVIGALWSTPTFFVLLGTGVLFTVWSKFIQYRALTHGVKVLRGAYDDKDDPGAINHFQALSAALSGTVGLGNIGGVALAIGIGGPGALFWMWVTGFLGMAIKAVEVTLAMIYRDTSDPDNPHGGAMYVIKRGFGDRVGGWARPVAWSIGAVFCVTLLVSTMTGGNMFQAWNVASITNTYFGVPTVFTGVVLAMITGVVIIGGIKRIGDVAGRLVPFMCGLYLLAGVVVLIVKAADVPALLALVVREAFSPTEAAGSFIGATAWFGLTTGLRRALFSNEAGQGTSPIAHSAAKTDEPVREGVVAGLEPFIDTCLVCTLTALVILVTGTWNREAAGDFGGEIALVEGESGAFEIRGDTAPEHLPELPAPDVWTAGNAFFLVAEVEETSGDTGSNLVRVPGALVDDGEGGLRIAWGSLPAEAADGATLVGKGVYRDLVGAALTGLAYDRAIPGLGKWLVTAACWLFAISTLISWAYYGEQGVIYLFGDRAVTAYKLVFCLATVVVTLPDFIRTDTQLGNLADLGTGVMLVANVPIILAMGYQAMNAFSDYFARMRSGSMAPPRKTPPFTDVVEGRDVE is encoded by the coding sequence ATGGATACGTATAACCGGGTCATGGACCTCGTGATCGGGGCCCTCTGGAGCACCCCCACGTTCTTCGTCCTGCTGGGCACGGGCGTCCTGTTCACGGTCTGGAGCAAGTTCATCCAGTATCGCGCCCTGACCCACGGCGTGAAGGTCCTCCGGGGCGCCTACGACGACAAGGACGACCCCGGGGCGATCAACCACTTCCAGGCCCTCTCGGCGGCCCTGTCGGGGACCGTGGGCCTGGGGAACATCGGCGGCGTGGCCCTGGCGATTGGCATCGGCGGCCCCGGGGCCCTTTTCTGGATGTGGGTCACGGGCTTCCTCGGCATGGCGATCAAGGCCGTCGAGGTGACGTTGGCGATGATCTACCGGGACACCAGCGACCCGGACAACCCGCACGGCGGCGCCATGTACGTGATCAAGCGCGGCTTCGGCGACCGCGTCGGCGGCTGGGCGAGGCCCGTGGCCTGGTCCATCGGTGCGGTCTTCTGCGTCACCCTGCTGGTCTCCACCATGACCGGCGGCAACATGTTCCAGGCCTGGAACGTGGCGAGCATCACCAACACCTACTTCGGCGTGCCCACCGTGTTCACCGGCGTGGTGCTGGCGATGATCACCGGCGTGGTCATCATCGGCGGCATCAAGCGGATCGGCGACGTGGCCGGCCGGCTCGTCCCCTTCATGTGCGGGCTCTACCTGCTGGCCGGGGTGGTGGTGCTGATCGTCAAGGCGGCCGACGTGCCCGCCCTGCTGGCCCTGGTCGTCCGGGAGGCGTTCAGCCCGACCGAGGCCGCCGGCTCCTTCATCGGCGCGACCGCCTGGTTCGGCCTGACGACCGGCCTCCGCCGCGCCCTGTTCTCCAACGAGGCCGGCCAGGGGACCTCCCCCATCGCCCACTCCGCGGCCAAGACCGACGAGCCGGTCCGGGAGGGCGTGGTCGCCGGCCTCGAGCCGTTCATCGACACCTGCCTCGTCTGCACCCTGACCGCCCTGGTCATCCTCGTCACCGGCACCTGGAACCGGGAGGCCGCCGGCGACTTCGGCGGGGAGATCGCCCTGGTCGAGGGGGAGTCCGGCGCCTTCGAGATCCGGGGCGACACCGCCCCGGAGCACCTCCCCGAGCTGCCCGCCCCCGACGTCTGGACCGCCGGCAACGCCTTCTTCCTCGTCGCCGAGGTCGAGGAGACCTCCGGCGACACGGGCAGCAACCTCGTCCGGGTGCCCGGCGCCCTGGTCGACGACGGCGAGGGCGGGCTGAGGATCGCCTGGGGCTCCTTGCCGGCCGAGGCCGCCGACGGCGCCACCCTGGTCGGCAAGGGGGTCTACCGGGACCTCGTGGGCGCCGCCCTGACCGGCCTGGCCTACGACCGGGCCATCCCGGGGCTGGGCAAGTGGCTGGTGACGGCCGCCTGCTGGCTGTTCGCCATCTCCACGCTCATCTCCTGGGCCTACTACGGCGAGCAGGGGGTCATCTACCTGTTCGGCGACCGGGCCGTGACCGCCTACAAGCTCGTCTTCTGCCTGGCCACGGTGGTCGTCACCCTGCCGGACTTCATCCGGACCGACACCCAGCTCGGCAACCTCGCCGACCTGGGGACGGGCGTCATGCTCGTGGCCAACGTGCCGATCATCCTGGCGATGGGCTACCAGGCGATGAACGCCTTCTCCGACTACTTCGCCAGGATGCGCTCCGGCTCGATGGCGCCGCCCCGCAAGACGCCGCCGTTCACCGACGTCGTCGAGGGCCGGGACGTGGAGTGA